The following proteins come from a genomic window of Nostoc sp. ATCC 53789:
- a CDS encoding methyl-accepting chemotaxis protein: MPAQKRTYRVLEKAELRVAGLKAIDPSMDFGDARNLQNMTQLIEQYRSKIDAYNTALAVIDSSRTEMEELDKALSDITEKMLIGVAFKYGKDSREYEMAGAVRKSDRIRKSRATRLRATPKELASENAKTAYLNGLNGAIAE, encoded by the coding sequence ATGCCTGCTCAAAAGCGTACATACCGCGTTTTAGAAAAAGCTGAATTAAGAGTGGCTGGACTTAAAGCAATTGATCCTAGTATGGATTTTGGGGATGCTCGCAACTTGCAAAATATGACACAACTAATTGAGCAGTACCGTAGCAAAATAGATGCTTATAATACTGCTTTAGCCGTGATTGACTCTTCTAGAACTGAGATGGAAGAATTGGACAAAGCCTTAAGTGACATAACTGAGAAAATGCTGATTGGAGTTGCTTTTAAATACGGCAAAGATAGCCGTGAATATGAAATGGCGGGTGCTGTCCGTAAAAGCGATCGCATCCGTAAAAGCAGAGCAACACGCTTAAGGGCGACTCCAAAAGAATTAGCTAGTGAAAATGCTAAAACTGCATATCTTAATGGACTGAATGGAGCGATCGCAGAATAA
- a CDS encoding SWIM zinc finger family protein, giving the protein MSIPGISEAIIRHNSNASSYSRGEEYYRRGAIAELKKRGNLIQAEVEGGEITPYQVSIRFDAGGITSACCTCPYDYDGWCKHIVATLLSCSRQSEIIEERPTLEQLLNRLDLLQTQRLLQELVENRPEIIDDIDEFVSLIDLPKPKTKQPSTRQSKIDTSPFRSHVKRILRDGLKELEYGSEEDPFTDDLLAVIEKARELAENGDGNNAIAILETITETYAQEWDELLDYGGDSYSIAEPLDSAWTEAILCAEMSTGEIVDLQLMLESWQDEISADFSMSLEALRQGWDYEPLQQIMQGYDTAELWENERPSFADDLALIRLQILERQNRYTEYLNLALVEEMTLQYLTQLAALGRVEEAMSAAKILMERAEEGFALAKILREDGYLVEALEICQAGINLTGNCLYEFATWTSDLAQGLEDNATALTASIIAFKIRPSFRDYGKIQDYAGETWLTIKQDLLQTLRDQPNWGIKEAQVDIFLHEGLIDDAIRTVERDIYYASELVHRVMDAAVSHRPDWVIDNARRRAEPIMEQGKADRYDAAVNWLKKAKSAYLQLGQKTEWSAYRSQLEAAHGRKRKLMELFKQLNQ; this is encoded by the coding sequence ATGTCGATTCCAGGAATTTCTGAAGCAATAATCCGTCATAACTCTAACGCTTCATCCTATAGTCGTGGTGAAGAATATTACCGCAGGGGCGCGATCGCTGAACTAAAAAAACGCGGTAATCTAATTCAAGCAGAGGTAGAAGGCGGCGAAATTACACCATATCAAGTCAGTATTCGTTTTGATGCAGGTGGAATTACCTCAGCTTGTTGTACCTGTCCTTATGATTATGATGGTTGGTGCAAACATATTGTTGCCACCTTATTAAGCTGTTCGCGTCAATCAGAGATCATTGAAGAACGTCCAACGCTAGAACAATTATTAAATCGCCTCGATCTTCTTCAAACTCAGCGATTATTACAAGAACTGGTGGAAAATAGACCAGAAATAATTGATGATATTGATGAATTTGTAAGTTTGATAGACTTACCAAAACCAAAAACAAAACAGCCTTCTACCCGCCAAAGCAAAATTGACACGTCACCTTTTCGCTCTCATGTCAAGCGGATTTTGCGGGATGGATTGAAAGAATTAGAGTATGGTTCAGAAGAAGACCCATTTACAGATGATTTGCTGGCTGTAATTGAGAAAGCGCGGGAGTTGGCAGAAAATGGAGATGGCAATAATGCGATCGCAATTCTCGAAACTATTACCGAAACTTATGCCCAAGAATGGGACGAGTTGCTAGATTATGGTGGAGACAGTTATTCCATCGCAGAACCTCTTGATAGCGCGTGGACAGAAGCAATTTTGTGTGCAGAAATGTCTACAGGAGAAATAGTAGATTTGCAGTTGATGTTGGAATCATGGCAAGACGAAATCAGTGCAGACTTTAGTATGAGTTTAGAAGCATTGCGTCAAGGTTGGGATTATGAACCACTGCAACAAATTATGCAAGGATATGATACCGCAGAACTTTGGGAAAATGAACGACCAAGCTTTGCTGATGATTTAGCATTGATTCGCTTGCAAATTCTTGAACGTCAAAATCGTTATACAGAGTATTTAAATCTAGCTTTAGTAGAAGAAATGACTCTGCAATACCTAACGCAATTAGCAGCTTTGGGAAGAGTAGAAGAAGCCATGTCTGCGGCTAAAATCCTGATGGAAAGAGCAGAAGAGGGTTTTGCTCTGGCAAAAATATTGCGGGAAGATGGGTATTTAGTTGAAGCATTGGAAATATGCCAAGCAGGTATCAATTTAACAGGTAACTGTTTATATGAATTTGCTACTTGGACAAGTGATTTAGCCCAAGGATTAGAAGATAATGCTACTGCCTTAACTGCCAGCATCATTGCTTTTAAAATCAGACCATCGTTTCGAGACTATGGTAAGATTCAAGACTATGCAGGAGAAACTTGGTTGACGATCAAACAAGATTTACTGCAAACACTACGAGATCAGCCAAATTGGGGAATAAAAGAAGCTCAAGTCGATATTTTCCTCCATGAAGGATTAATTGATGATGCAATTAGAACAGTAGAAAGAGATATTTATTATGCTTCAGAATTGGTTCATCGAGTCATGGATGCAGCAGTTTCCCATCGTCCAGATTGGGTAATTGATAACGCTCGCAGACGGGCAGAACCAATTATGGAACAAGGAAAAGCTGACCGTTATGACGCTGCGGTTAATTGGCTCAAAAAAGCAAAATCTGCGTATCTTCAACTAGGACAAAAAACTGAATGGTCTGCTTATCGCTCACAACTAGAAGCTGCTCATGGACGTAAACGTAAATTAATGGAATTATTTAAACAACTGAATCAATAG